From the genome of Ziziphus jujuba cultivar Dongzao chromosome 4, ASM3175591v1:
TGCTATTGTGGATTTAAAATAATGGCAGCCTTGCCACTTCTAAATTTTTGACTGTCTAAATTGCATATGGTATAGTTTGAAGAAACTAAATATTGAACATCTATAAAACTTGGCTGCCTAATCGTGAAgatatggttttctttttttatttttttctacgaTATAACGGGTACCCATTTTAAGAGGTTTTATTAACTAATAGTTCTCTTGGTGACTTATTAAGGCTGCTTCAATGTTGCTGCTTTCTTTGTCCTTTACTTGGAAGGTCTTGGCACCATATTCTGGCACCCTTGCTGTTCTTGGGACTGTTCTGTAAGTTGAATCTCCCTCTGAAACTAGAAAAAGCctctcttttttaaatttttttaaatttcttttgacCTTTATTTACCATATGATTATCAATTGGCTTTTTGGTCTATTCAACAGCTATGTATTGTCATTTTCACTTGGCGCGGGGCCCGTTCCTGCTCTTCTTCTTCCAGAGATATTTGCTTCAAGAATCAGGGCAAAAGCAGTTGCTTTGTCATTAGGCACGCATTGGGTTAGTGATAAAGAAAAGGCTTTTTATGCAAATAATAATGTTGTATATTCTCATTTCTTATACATACCTTTGTTCCAGAACAAGTATCCACTGCATTATGTGGTCCTctatataatgtttattttaatatcaATGAGGATAACATGGCCATACGGGCATGGTAGTCTTCTATTTCTTTACCTGTATTTGCATGATTATAAAATTACACAATGATCCTCTTCTCTTTTCTTACCAGATTTCAAACTTCGTCATCGGCCTTTATTTCTTGAGTGTTGTAAACAAGTTCGGTATCAGCTCGGTGTATTTAGGATTTGCCGCTGTCTGTACTCTGGCTGTCTTATACATAGCCAGTAAAGTTGTGGAAACGAAAGGGCGGTCATTGGAAGAAATAGAGCTAGCGCTTAACCCCGCAACTTGACTTGTAGATAAAGTGCCTGCAGAATAATCTCATCACAGCATTAGACTTCGACCTTAGAGTAGGTGCTACCTCTCTCTTTTTGAGGATATCAAGCCCTTATTTTGCTGGGATGAAATACGGGGTTAACTAGTTCACTGTCGTCAAATTTTGCCGTTTTCTGTTCAAATGTTGAACCTTGACTGTAATCAGTTTTAGTGAAAGTATCTGTCTGAATGTTCAggtgttaatattattatggtcATCAGCAATACCGTATTTGTGTTAGCATGAAatttttttcgttttgtttttACTTGGTTTGATTGTCAGATTGAAATTTTCAGGTGCAGAGAATTAAATTTGAGTTTGAAACCTAAAAAGGATGAAGGCAACAAATGCTTTATAAGATTAAAAGTTCAACGTTCAACTGATACATACCTAAAGCTCAAATATGTAAGAAACTGGTCATGACAAAATAATATGGAATCcgtaataaatatatcaaaacttatacctttcaaaagaaaattatataatcatTTTGCACTTTACTACCTTAAACTATGTATAATAATATTGAGATGAGAATATGATAGGAAAGGTGAATATATTTCTCAAATGTAAATAATTTTACAGGGAAGATGTTCTCTTACAAtctaaagaaaaaccaaaataacTAACAAAATCTAAAGCTCCTTTCAGCTGCATCTTTGATGCTCGAGAGACCACCCAGAAAGTGTTTTGCAATAACAACACGGTAACACCAAATTCTACTCGTATGGCAACTTCTACatgtttgattttctttccCACCTTTCCTTTGTGTCAAGCCTAGCAACATAGAAACACAGACAAAacattagaagaagaagaaacttaTAACACAACATGAAACCTAGACCGATAATCCTATTGAGGTCATTTTAAAGCTGTGATGTTTCCTTGTTCTGAGGTGCATTTATTAATAGAAGTACTTGCATGAACATGGGTACAAAACACACAAACACAATGAACCACATGCATGACTGAGAAAATTTCACCATATAACTCTGTATCTTTCAAAGCCAAGTCAGTTAGAGCAATTCTTGCAACTCACACTAGCTGCATGTATGCTTGTGTCCCACAGATGTTACGCATTATATAATGGCGTTTAAGTCCCTCGCAAACATGCATATTACTCGAAACACATCCAggtttatgtatatatctatGACTAAATGGTACATGGCCATAACATACCCCCAGTATAGCTTCTGGCACTGCTTTGGTACAACATAAGCTGCTCCAATTTCTTGCTGGACTATGGAGCTTTTCTCATTATTGTGGCTTTCAGGATTCAGAACATTTGAATCTTTACCCGCAGAATCTTTGGAACTCAGGTCTTTGCTATGAGATTTGTCAGAGAAGGAACccctttgtttctttttaatcttCGACTTCGACTTTATTTGCAAACGCCTTTTGTGCAGCTCCTAccatatacaaaaaaatatatatatatatatatatatatataaaattaaatacttaaacGTAGTTACTAGGTGGAAGAGATAAATAAAACGATATAAGAGACAACTATGAATCTTCATCAAGATAAAACCATagcccacaaaaaaaaaaagtcccacCATTTTCTGCAGATGGAATGTCTGTACTCCAAAAGGAAATTTATTCCATCATTtggaattttaataaaattcatggcatatattagatattaatattataattgaatGCATTAGTCCCGAATAAAATAAGCATAGAAAGTAAGATAACAACAATATCCTTGTCAGCTTAACTCTTATTAATCATCATCCAAAACAAATGACTCATAAATTCTAATGTAGATATGAAAAATTAGTATTGGCATTAATTAGCTAAAACATCTCAAATTAGTACAACTTGCAACAACTCAAGATCAAAACATAAACAATACAGGAAAAAAATCAGAAGCAAAGTGAAAAAACCCAATTCTTGACAATTTCAATGCTTTCTGATAAATGAGTCactcaaataaaaaacaaaattgcttCAACgacaaaacccagaaaatcagtAAGTGggtttttctgtatttttttatcAAGATATAGGAATTTaggaaaaattacaaattaaataaagatcccaaaaaacaaaaatagatgaATCGAATGGGAAAGGAGGTAAAAGAACCTGGAATTTGGAGAGTTGGTTTTGGGAGACGCCTCTGGGCTTGAAAGTATGCTGCAAAGATGGGGCTGATGCTATAGCTTTTTCCCTCCTCTCGTCTTCCCCTTCCTTCTCGCCCATTCTCCGTCTCTTTTTGTATTTGGGTTTCTGTAAAAAGTTGAGGACCAATAACGGTTTATCTCTGGCCATGTAAGAAGCAATCAAAATCCTTCACATTGGattcttaattattaatttatttttttgtgggtaTAAACCCCatgaacaaaaatttatttgagataattagaaaaaaaaaaaggcaattttatatgttttgcaCACTACCACTTCAATTAACAAAATGGACCTTTttggtaaggaaaaaaaaaatattttgttccaattgtattaacttttatttaataaattgtaCAAAATTAGACCATTGTATAcagtataaaattaaaattaaatacagaAGTACATAAGATTTGTACcgctaattaaaaaaaatagttatcaaacatagaattcttttaatgtgaaattcaaatagttatttataaaaattatcaatttatgaataaattttaataaaaatatttaattttgttattttttatactaaaatataaaaattaatattttaataataaacatttaaattgtGATCgcatatgtaaattttattggtaATCTTTCATCTCACAAATAgcatttttcattcttttaagGTCTGGTTACCTTTGTGTATTCAAGTAAGGTAGCTCATTTGCTTGCAAAATATACTTTGTCTATTACTGTAAGGAGTCTCGGTTTGCAGAAGTGCCTGATTGGCTGTCACCTGCTCGATTCAGGAAGATTTATGTAATAGTTTTGcttcttaataaaatattattgggtaaaaaaaaaaaatggtcttttaaaatttcaaaaacttaataaataacaaaaactaaGTGACTCTTTGAAATAAAGGACAAATTCTCAtgataaataacatattttgatataaaaaatgaaatttttaaaaggcTTTTTAATAatgctttttacttttttttttttataaataattattattctactcataacttcttctttttttcatataaattattgttatttattatactAATGACATTAGAATATATGTTACATTTAATTAAATCagtataatataacatatgttGTAATgtcattaatataatatttaacaatattttatatgaaaaaagagaagTTAAAAAGTATATTTGATTCTATAAAAAGTTAAACCaactaattatattaaaaaatcaaaataaaaatctcttGGAACTATATTTTATGAGTTGTCTTTTTAAGAGTTAGGAATGTCAATTTATCCTGCACGTCTCGAAAATCGCAGTACACCGCCCCTAAAAAGGCAGTTTTTCCTCCAAAAATTAGGATTGTGAGATGGATTCAGGATAAATCTTTAAGATCCGAATCGAGAATGGGTCGGAATCGGGGAATAAAGAACTCGTCTCTGAGCCgccctatatatatttacttattattttttttatattttatatatttgaaatattatattttttaagaatgtattttattataattataaatttagacattgatgtattttattgtatttttattacattttaattactttatttatatattattcataaaaaaaattttacataaatttttcaaaaaaaaattatatcaattataaaaaaaaaataaataaacgagGAAAACCGCTTCGTCCAATCCCCGATTGGAAAATCCCCATTCCCGGCCCACCtctaaaaacagagaaaaaaccACGGGGAtgggataaaaaaatttttagaaagaCGGGGAcagaattttaaaaaccggTCTCATCCCATCCCGTTGACATTCCTATTAAGAGTAaggaaaataatacatttaaaaACCCTTTAAAACCGAGAAGATCATATagaagggcttttttttttttaaatttttttttaaaggactTGTGAATAAACACATGTTgctcttcttttctttccttttctttttgggtaacTACGTTgctcttcttttctttgtttgtcAAAGAAACCCAATACTTCATAGACCATCCTAGgatacacatacatacataatatACATAGTTATTACAATATTGGGGTATTTTTATCCAAATAGAAATTTGAATCTTAGATCTTCAGATGTATTCTTAGTAGTTTTATAATTGGATTAAAACTAAAGTACTCATATAgagatattttgaaaaaatgatagtaaaaaaaattgcCTGCTTAAAATGAGAggaaataaaagggaaaaacaaGTTGCATTGCTATATGAAATTAagggaaaatttcatttagatcctttaattttgttctaatTATAGTTAGAttccatttttttgaaaaataattacttaaaCTCTATTTGGCAATTTTCATAAGTTTACTTTACCGTCATAATTGTGTTgtcatattattattcatttataaaatgCTCATTTTTAACGTTCtggttaattataaatattagcaTTTGGTATAACTTGatagaaatgaaaaattaaaagacagttaataataattttctaatttatatattgacaaaattaaaagagtttaaataaaatttgtctattattttttatttcgtcTTTTTAAAATGAACCCCAAACTTGGTAaagcaaaaacagaaaataCATCATCTCGGAGGCTGATTTAACCAAACCGGTCCATCCTCCTTCCGGGCTTGATACACAGTCAAAGACAGAGAGTGCTTAGCTACGCCATGTGCAGCTCTATTGGCCACTTAAATAACATCTGTTGCAAGGAACAAGTACgggggtttaaaaaaaaaaaaaaggtatgtgGGTTTGGTGGAACATGGGTTTGGTTTAGTTGTTCATAGGAGCAAAGTCCAATTGACTGTCCAACCAAACAGTATCTTCCATATCAAGCAACTATGGTATACAGATGACATCCAATTGttcaaaaaacaattaaaaaattaatatttgatgcATAAAGAGTATGAAATAAGCTCCTTATATAGataactatatatttaataattatatatatatatatataatggagtGGGTTACAAGGGAAAAAAACAGGTAATGCCAAGAAAAAGAGTAGAAATTTGACCAACTTAGCCTGAATTCTAGCAGTAGTTCTAGGCATTGTGCTTCTCATGCATGCATCGTTTGACCAAAATTGCAGTTTTgctggacctttttttttttttctatatatatatatatatatttacaactatgatatatatatatatatatatatattttggctgAAATAAACTACGATATTTCGAAGCTTCAGTCTTAACCCTTGCACATATTTGACCCATATATATTCGATTAAACATGGATTACGCTGCTTTATTAACAAGAAGAAACATGGTCTTTTTCCatgacttaaaaataaaaaaacatttactCCATGCACGATTGGAGGTTTTAACCATGGCTactatatatcaaataatacaCTTTTTGCCACAAAACCTGTTGTATAGTCTGCCATGATTGATTGatcaatggaaaaattaaaatataaatcaaaggagTTATATAATGGAATAATAATAGACACACGTTATCTTCTATAGATAAATGTGTAcaatatttacccaaaaaaaaaaaaaaatctgtccagtatatatttttttaaatattcatgtAGAATGCAGGCAAGAAGGACAATAGCTATATGGTAATTTTACATTATGTCTtcatatattaagaaaaaaattatttttttaaatacataatattatctaaaatatatatatatatatattttttttttccaatagaaAGAAATATCTCTAATACAAAATCCATCTCCTGCATGAATTTGAAATGTTACATTGTAAATTTCTTCATAACTTTAGGATGAggttaaaatttagaaaaatcttTTTAGTGACATACACTCAGTTTTGAtcacaacatatataaattatctctGTAATTACACTCAGTTTTAAtcacaacatatataaattatctctGCAATTATCCCACCTAAATAATTAATCCTTTGAAGTTAGCAACAAAGTCAAactgaataaaatatttcaaagggCCTAATTTTTTCTATATAACTAGCACTGAcctttgatatattatttaactTTCCACTAGTTTTAAACATATCATGATTATAAAACTAATTACCACATATGGAAATTCTTTAGCAAGAAATGGAAAACGACCTGTCTTCAAAAGTTTGAGTAAGCAAATTAATTTCTAGCTGGTCAATATCTTGGAGCTATTAGTTGCTTTAATTGCTTTGAATCAAGCTACCATATAAAACATTACTCTAGGTGAAATTAATAAACCAATGTAGATTGAAAATCCATCAAGAGAGTTTGAAACATGTATGCAAATTAAAGTACTCCTTATATAttctcttcttctctctttctcttgtgcTCACTAATAACAAATGGGTAATAGTACTACTGGGAAAGATCTATTTCGATCTGTTGCCAAGCTCTTCAAAACCCATTTgctatcaaattatttatttcattttgttttctttatcatTGGTTTCTCCATTGGAATCATAATCACTTTTTATTTCAAGAGCTTTTCATTCACCTCGCAAGCCTTTC
Proteins encoded in this window:
- the LOC125421846 gene encoding uncharacterized protein LOC125421846, coding for MARDKPLLVLNFLQKPKYKKRRRMGEKEGEDERREKAIASAPSLQHTFKPRGVSQNQLSKFQELHKRRLQIKSKSKIKKKQRGSFSDKSHSKDLSSKDSAGKDSNVLNPESHNNEKSSIVQQEIGAAYVVPKQCQKLYWGLDTKERWERKSNM